ATGGGCTTCTTTGTAGAAACTAAAAATTCTTCCGACTTAGAAGCTAAACTAAGAACCATGCTTCAAGAGGATGGGCTAAGAGAAAAAATGGGCAGTTTTAATTACAATTATGCGCATCAACATATTATGAGTGACAAGGTTGCTCAAAAAATACTTGATGAAATAACTCCTTTTTTATAATTTTTGGATAGTTAAAGCAGAAGATTTTTCCTTTTTTCATTCGCTTTGTAATACATGGTTTTCGCCAAAGTATTAACCCCTGTATCAGTTCTCTTTTAATCGGTATTATTTCAACTTTCTACGACGATTTTAAAAGGTAAATTATGTTAAACAGCCTATTATTGTTGATGTCATGAGCATTTTTAAGCATCTCTCCGAATGTTAATGTAGTTAATCGGCTTTCTTTAGAAACCACCATAGCTAACTTTAATTTAGCAATATGTAATGGAAATCTAACTACGTGTGGCACACTAGTTAGCGTTTATGTTTTACATCTAAAATAGACTATGTCAACAATCGTTAATTCGTTTTTAAAACTAAAAGGCTACTGCGAAAATGAGCAGTATAAAGGCTGGGATCCTTATGATGGATTAAACTCTAAGGTATTTAATGCAACACCATTAAAAAAATGGAATTTTGCACGTTTAGCATGGATACAAGGTTTTAAACGCTCTCCCATAAATTTTAGAAAATTGTTACTGGTACCTAAGCAACATAATTCTAAAGGCTTGGCACTTTTTTTATCTGGGTACTGCAATCTATACCATATAGCCAAAACAGGGAACGAAAGTTTTGGAACAACTAAAGAAATAGAAGCAGCTATAAAAGCATTGGCAGATCTATTGTTAGAACGCCAAGACACACAACATAGTGGTGCTTGTTGGGGGTATAATTTCGATTGGCAGGCGAGACTAATATTTTTGTTTCCAAAAGAAACGCCGACAATAGTGGCAACATCATTTTGTGTTGATGCTTTGTTTAAAGCTTATGAAATTACCAAAGACGAACGCTACTTAAAAACAGCTATATCAGCAGCAAAATTTGTAATACACGATCTAAATAGAAGCGAACTAAAAGAAGGCTTTTTGTTTTCGTATTCTCCATTAAATGGAAATAATACGGTTATAAATGCTAGTCTTTTAGGTGCTAAAATACTTAGTCAAGTATACCAATATACCAAAGAGGAGGAGCTTAAAGAGTTAGCACATAAAACAATCAAAGCTTGTTGCGAAATTCAAACAGAAGAGGGTTCGTGGGTATACGGACTTATGAATGTGCAAAGCTGGATCGATAGTTTTCATACGGGTTATAATTTGGATGCTATACAAACCTATCAAGAGATTACCGGTGATGAAAGTTTTAAAAACAACATAGAATTAGGCTTAACGTATTACCTAAAAGTATTTTTCTTAGAAGATGGTACGCCAAAATACTATCACGATAAAACCTACCCAATAGACATTCATTGTCCCGGTCAATTATTTGTTACCCTTTCAAAAACTAAAACATTCGATAGTAATAAAGACCTGGCAGATAAAGTCATAAAATGGACTTTGGATAACATGCAAGATGCTAAAGGCTATTTCTATTACCAACTAAAAAAAGGGGTAAGTTCCAAAATCTCCTATATGCGTTGGAGCAATGCCTTTATGTTCAATGCTATGTCCCACTATTTTAAAGAAGTAAACTAAAATGAAATCAGAAAAAGTAAGTGGTGTTCAAATCTTTATTCCAGGTTCAAGAAAAGAGCTTATGGAGTATGCTTTTGTAAATAAGAAAATTCTTGTTGCGGTAAATGGCGAGAAAATTCAACATGCAAATGAACGGACCAGAGCAATTATTAATAGAAATGTAGGGTACTCCGACGGTATTGGTGCAGTCTGGGCCTTACATAAAAAAGGACACGACGAGGCTATTAAAATTCCTGGTTGTGAGCTTTGGTTAAATATTATTGCGGAGTACCATAAAACCAAAACTTTTTATTTGGTAGGTGGTAAAGAAGAAGTAATTCAACGTACCGTAAAAATGTTACAGGTGCAGTTTCCTTCAATGAAGATA
The genomic region above belongs to Maribacter hydrothermalis and contains:
- a CDS encoding glycoside hydrolase family protein, whose product is MSTIVNSFLKLKGYCENEQYKGWDPYDGLNSKVFNATPLKKWNFARLAWIQGFKRSPINFRKLLLVPKQHNSKGLALFLSGYCNLYHIAKTGNESFGTTKEIEAAIKALADLLLERQDTQHSGACWGYNFDWQARLIFLFPKETPTIVATSFCVDALFKAYEITKDERYLKTAISAAKFVIHDLNRSELKEGFLFSYSPLNGNNTVINASLLGAKILSQVYQYTKEEELKELAHKTIKACCEIQTEEGSWVYGLMNVQSWIDSFHTGYNLDAIQTYQEITGDESFKNNIELGLTYYLKVFFLEDGTPKYYHDKTYPIDIHCPGQLFVTLSKTKTFDSNKDLADKVIKWTLDNMQDAKGYFYYQLKKGVSSKISYMRWSNAFMFNAMSHYFKEVN
- a CDS encoding WecB/TagA/CpsF family glycosyltransferase, coding for MKSEKVSGVQIFIPGSRKELMEYAFVNKKILVAVNGEKIQHANERTRAIINRNVGYSDGIGAVWALHKKGHDEAIKIPGCELWLNIIAEYHKTKTFYLVGGKEEVIQRTVKMLQVQFPSMKIVGLRNGFLTETNDTENLINDIAKKKPDVVFVAMGSPKQELLMEQMYQKHPAVYQGLGGSFDLYIGNTHRAPKWWLQHNMEGVYRTLVEPRKRIMRDIRLIPYFFKLLANKL